CCGCCGCGCACAGCGCCGGCGCCGTGATCATCGCCCACCGGCCGCCCAGCACGGGGGCGAGCGTGAGCTGGGTCAGCGTCAGGACCACCAACCCGAAGATCGACACCACGACCCCGACGGGCACGTGCAGGTACGCGAACGGCATCACGACGAGCGCCGTCACCATCACGGCGATGTCCGTCCCGACCATCCAGCCGACCGGCGGGCGGGCGATGACGTAACGGCCCAGGTAGCCGACGGCGAGCGCGACGGTCAGGGCGACGAGCGCGTACAGCGCCAGCACGTTCGGGGTCATCACAGTCCTCGCTCGAAGCTGAGCTCCAGCAGGTCCGCGCGGAGCCGGCAGGGCGCGGGCAGGCCCTCGGGAGTCTCGACCAGGACGATGCCGGTCAGGGGCAGGCCGTGCGCGCGCTCCTCCAGCCGTCCGAGCAGGCCGGGGTCGTGCTTGCCCGCCACCACGTAGAGCAGGTCGCCCTCCAGCGCGTACCGCGTGGGCAGCGGCAGCGCGTGCTCGGCCTGCAGCAGGTCGAGCACGTCCCGCGTGGTGAGCCCACCGGGTGACCTGCGGCCGAGCACGCGCGAGGTGGCGGGCAGCGCGGCCAGCTCGCAGGCGGGGGTCCCGCCCTCGGGCAGGGTCCTGACCAGGTCGCCGGTGACGTATCTGAGCAGGAGCGTGGTGTCGCGGAACGTCGAGTACGGCGTGACCACGATCGTGCCCACCTCCCCCGGCGCCGCCGGGGAGAGCGTCACAGGATCGAGTATCTCGATCAGGCCCTGGTCGGGCGGCAGGTGCAGGTGGCCGTCGGAGCCGACGCGGCCGGAGACGGGCGCGATCTCGGTCATGGAGTAACCGTCGTGGACCTCCGCCCCGAACACCTGCTCGGCCCGCTCGCGCAGCGCGTCGGTGAGCACCGCCCTGATGGCGAGCCAGGACCGCGGGGTCCTCCTGTGGGACCTCACCCACCTCAAGGACCTGCTCGCCGACCCGCTGACCACCCACTGCGAGCTGTCGCAGGGAGGTCACGCCGTCTCCCCGGAGGTCTGGACGGACCTCACCGGCGACGACGACCGGACCTCGTCCGGCGGGTACGGGGAGCGGAGCCTGTCTCCCTGCTCCCCGAGGGGATCGGCAGTGGACCTTGACCCGCGGCCGTGCCTCGCCGATATTCGCGGTATCGAGCCGGGATGAGGGGTGCGCATGAGGATCGTGGAGCTCGTCTCCGTGGACGGGTACGTCGCCTTCGACCTCGACTGTCCGACGAGCGCGGGCGGCACGCGGCTCGCCCCTGACGTCACCCCCGGCGAGGCGGGGCTGCTGGCGCGGGCGATGACGTACAAGCTGGCCGTGCTGGGGGAGCGGATCGGCGGTGCCAAGGCGGTGCTGCGGGCCACGGACGACGAGCGCGAGGTGACGCTGGCCCGCTACTGCGAGGAGATCACCCCGCTGATCGAGAAGGGCGGCTTCCTCACCGCCTCGGACCTGGGCACCCGTACGCAGGACTTCGCCTCGCTGCCCGACTACCGCCCCGACTCGCTGATGCACCAGGAGGTCGGCGGCGAGCTGATGGACACCATGGTGACCGGCCTGGGCGTGGTGGTGGCCGCCGAGACCGCGCTGGGCGGGCTGGCGGGGCGGACGCTGGCGGTGGAGGGCTTCGGCAAGGTGGGCGGCGCCGTCGTCCGCGAGGCCGCGCTGCGGGGCGGTCGCGTCGTCGCGCTGTCCACCCTGTACGGCTGCGTCACCGACCCGGCGGGGCTCGACGTGGCCATGCTGGAACGGCTGCGGGCCCGGCACGGCGACGCCTGCGTGACCCGGCTCGGGCTGCCCGTGCTGCCGGCCGAGGCGCTGTACGAGGTGGCCGCCGACGTGCTGGTGCCCGGCGCGCGCACCGGGACGCTGACCGCGCAACGGGCCGCCCGGGTGCGCGCCCGCGTGGTCGCCCCGGCGGCGAACGTGCCCTACACCGCGGCGGGGCTGCGCACGCTGCACGAGCGGGGCGTGGTCACGCTGGCCGACTTCGTCTGCGGCGCCGGCGCGACCATCGGCTACCTCGCCGACCGCACCGGCCAGGTCCGTGACGCCGACTCCGCGCGGGCCCTGGTGGCCGAGCGGATCGCCCGGCTCACGGCCGAGGCGATGGAGCATCCGGAGGGGCCGTTCGCCGGGTCGTGCGCGGTGGCCGAGCGCTTCCTGGCCACCTGGCGGGACCCCGAGGGCCTGCCCGACGGCCCGCCGCTCGCCCCCGACCCTGAGGGCCTGCCCGACGGCCCGCCGCTCGCTCCCGACCCTGAGGGCCTGCCCGACGGCCCGCCGCTCGCTTCCGACCCTGAGGGCCTGTCCGAAGGGCGCCGCTGATCCCCGCCCTGAGGGATGATCGGGGGGAGAGCGGGAGGCGCGCCGAGCTCCGGCGGCCCCGCTCGCGCGCACCGCCCCGGATGCGCCGCGCTCCGGCGCTCACGGCCCTCGGGTGCCGACCGCGGCCACCAGCGCGAACGCGCCCACCCCGACGAGCGCCACCGTCGCGCCCGCCGATCCCAGGTCGAACAGCCGCCCGACCGCCATCTCCCCCGCGAACGAGAACATCCCCGCACAGAACGCCATCACCCCGTAGTACGACCCGAACCGCTCGGGTGCCGCGTGCCGGGTGACCCGCTGGAAGATCGACGGCTGGATCAACCCGTTCGCCACGCCGTTCAGCACGGCCGCGAGCATCAGCGGCCCCAGCTCGGTGCCGTCCAGCGGCGCGAGCACGAAGAACGTTCCCGCCGCGCACACCAGCCCCGCCCGCAGCACCCAGGGCCGCTCACCGCGCCGCCCGGCGGCCACGAACGGCTGCGCGGCGGCGGCGACCGCGGCCAGCACGCAGAAGCTGAGCGTGGCCGCGCCGGGCGCGAAGCCGAGCAGCGGCACGGCCGTCATGATGTGGTTGGCCAGCAGCGTCGTGGGTGCGGTCAGCAGCGCGAAGAGCATGAACGACCGGTCGCCGAACACCGCCCGCACCCCGGGCAGCACGTCGCGGAACGGCAGGGCCCGCTCCCCGGTGCGCGGCTCGGCCCTGGGCAGCAGGAGGAACAGCGCGCCGGAGAGCGCCCACATGGCGGCGGCGGCCCCGGTCAGCAGCGCGAACCCGGGCTCCAGCGAGATCAGCGCCAGCCCCACGGGCGGCCCCGCGACGGTCGCCACGTGCTGCGCGGTGACGTAGGCGGCGAAGCCACCGGCCTGGTGCGCCGGCCCGGCGCCGGCCAGCAGGCTCTGGGCCGCGGGGTTGTAGAGCGCGCCGCCCACGGCGAGGACGACGGCCGCGCAGAGCAGCGCGCCGACGCCCTCGGCGGCCCCGAGCAGGACGAACCCGGCCGCCCGCAGGACGCAGGCGAGCACCCCGGTACGGCGGGCGCCGATCAGGTCCGTCAGCGCCCCCACCGGCAGCAGGAGCGCGAACTGCAGCCCGGTCCGCGCCCCCAGGATCAGCCCCGCCGTCCCGGCCATCAGGCCGAGATCGTGCCGCAGGTGCGCGACCAGATGCGCCATCACCGAGAAGAAGCCGAGGCAGCAGGAGAGCTGGATCGCGACCACCGTGACGACGACGCGGCGGCCCGGGGAGCCGGTGGTGGGCGGAGGGGAGACGGGGGTGGCGACAGTCACGGGAACCGAGCACACCAGAGCCATGACCGGTGGGTCCAATATCGGGATGCGGCCAGACCGATATCCGAACCCGTATCGACGGCTCGCCCAGCTCCCGGACGTAGCCGCTTGCAGCCGATGAGGCGCAGGCCACGGTGTGGATGTGGTCGCCACGCGCGGGCGCGATGGATCCGCGCTTCCACCACGACGGGATGGGCCAGGACACCTGTCCCGAGCAGCTCGACGCCCTGGAGATCACCTACGAGGACTACGAGCCCGGCTTCGGCACTCCGTACGGCGTGGCGCGCACCACGGACCGAGGCCGACCTGAGCACGAACGTCGGCGCGCAGTTCGGCCTGGCCGCCTTCCAGTGTCTCGCGCTCGTGGGCGAGCACAGCTGAGCCGGTTCCGGGGGTACGGTGGTGGCCGGTTCCCGTCTCCCGCCGCCTCCGGAGGTCGGTTGTGGCTCGGTCGCGTGACGTCATGATGGTGGCTCTCCTGCTTCTCACCGCGGGTTGCACCGGCGGGGGAGCCCCGGCACGGCAGGAGCCGAGCCGGGCGGCCACCGCCGCCGTCCCGTGCGCGTCCAGGATCTTCCAGGGCGAGCTGCCGGTGTGGGCGCGCGCCGGGTTCAGCCCGGACGCCGAGCCGCACCACGTGTTCAGCGGCCGGGGTGACATGGTCGCCGTGCTCTTCGGCTACCCGCTGGCCAGCCCGCCGCGCCCGAACCGGGGCAACAAGATCCTCTGGGTGTCCCGGCTGCCGCTGCTCCCGTCCAACCCGTTACGGATCGAGGCCCGGCTCGGCGGCACCGGCGCGCCCGTCCGCACCAAGGTCAGCGGCGGCCCCGGCCCCTCGCTCATCGACCTGCCCAGCCCGGGATGCTGGCGGCTGAAGCTGAGCTGGAGCTCGCACACCGATTTCATCGACCTGGAGTACGTCGCCCCCGGCTAGCCACGCGTGTCGTTTCTGTACAAGACCGCGACCGCCGCTCCCGCCTAACCTCGCCAGTCGGCGGAACTGAGAGAGCAGGGGCGATGGGTAAGATCATTTCTAGTTTCTTCATCTCCTTGGACGGCGTCGTGGAGTCGCCGGACCAGTGGCACTTCCCGTACTGGAACGACGAGATGGGCGCCATGGTCCAGTCCGGGATGGACAGCGCGGCGGGCTTCCTCATGGGCCGCAAGCTGTACGACGAGTGGTCGTCGTACTGGACGACGACGGACGCCGACCCGGAGATCGCCACGAGGTTCAACGACGCGCCCAAGTACGTCGTGACCAGCTCGCTGCGGCAGGCGGACTGGGCCAACACCACGATCGTCACCGGCGACGTCGCGGCCCGGCTGCGGGAGATCAAGGAGCGGGCGGAAGGCGACCTGCAGATCTCCGGCTCCGCGACGACCGTCGGCTGGCTGCTGGCCAACGGGCTGCTCGACGAGCTGAACCTGCTGGTCCACCCCATCGTCGTCGGCCACGGCCAGCGCCTGTTCACGGACACCCCGACCCGTCCGCTGAAGCTGACCAGGAACGAGACGTTCAAGACCGGGGTGCTGCACCTGACCTACGTCCCGGAGCCTCAGGCCGTGTAGGGCAGGTGCGGCGTGATCAGCACGTTGGGCAGCTCGAACAGCGGGTGACCGGCCGGCAGCGGCTCCGGGTCGGTGACGTCGAGCACGGCCGACAGGCGGCCGGACACGCACTCCCCGGTGAGTGCCCCCGTGTCGACCAGCGAGCCGCGGGCGGTGTTGACCAGCACCGCCCGGTCAGGCAGCAGCGCCAGGCGGCGCCGGTCGAGCAGGTGGTGCGTCTCCGGCAGCGCGGGCGCGTGCACCGTGACCGGGTCGCTGCGCCGGCACAGCTCGTCCGGCTCCACCGCCTCGGCCCCCAGCAGCGCCGCCTCGGCGGGCGTGAGCGTGGGGTCCGACAGCAGGACGCGTACGTCGAAGGCGAGCAGCCGCTGCAGGACGAGGCGGCCGATGCGGGAGGCGCCGATCCCCCCGACCGTGCAGTCGTGCAGCCCGGTGCCGTCACCCGGCTGCCAGAGCGCCCTGTCGTGCCCGCCCGCGTAGGGCGGGCGCGGCTGAAGGCGAGCTCGGCGCCCAGGATGAGCGCGGCGACGCCGGGGCGCGACGTCGATGATCCGCGCGTCGATCCCAGGGAGAACACCCGGGCTGCCCTGCCGTCGTCTCACGCCGGATGTAACCGTTTTATATCCCGGGCCGCGCGATCGCCGCTGACCTGCACTATCGTGGAAGCCGAGTCCGGCACACTGATCCTGTGCCGGACTCGGCCACGCGAAGGGTTAGCTCCTGCTCCACACCGACGCGATGACGCCGTCCTCGGCGCTCAGGATCTGCGGCCGGTAGCCCAGCGTCTTGAGCTGCGCCGCCTTCACCGTGTACGCCACCTTCGACAGGCTCAGGTACTCCTTGACTCCGGTGGTGCTGCCCTTGGCCCACACGGTCGAGTACAACTTGCCGGGCCCGACGGCCATGAGCACCGGGCGCAGGCCCTGCTTCGCCTTGGCCAGCAGCTCCTGGCCGCGCTGCTCCACGGTCTGGCCGAGCGTCACCTGCAGGGTGCCCGTGGCGGCGCCCGCCACCCAGACGGCCGCGTAGAGCGGCTTCTCCACCGTGCCGTACACGTCCAGCGAGGCGATGCTGTAGCCGGCGGCGCTCAGCTCGGCGTTGACCTTGACCAGGGTCTCCTTCGTCAGCGCCAGCTCGGACTTGACGAGCTGCGTGGTCTTCTCGAAGACCACCGCGAAGACCGCGGCCGGGCCGGTGCCCGTGCCGGTGACCAGCTTGGGCTGGAAGCCCAGCTTGGCCTGCTCCGCGATGCGCCGGGGCAGGTCGGCGGCCGACAGGCCCTGCAGCACGTTGACCTTGCGGGTGGCGTCCTTGACCCACAGGGACGTGTAGCGCGGGCTGGCCGCGTCGGTGACGTTCAGCGCCTGCGGCACGTACCCCTTGCCCAGCAGCTCCTTGACCCGCTGCACCAGCGTCGAGCCGCTGAGCGCGTCGAGGGAGAGCCAGTCGAGCGCCTGGTTCTGGACGGCCTGCGCGGTCGTGCTCTGCGCCGTCGCCGCCGGGGCGGTGACGCCCAGCAGGGGTGCGGTGGCGAGCGCCACGGCCGCGGTCAGGGTGATCGCTCTGTTCTTGCCCCTCATGGTCCTCCTATGTAGGTAAAGGTCATCCCATTTGCGGACAAGAGGGGACCATAACAGAGCATGAGGGGAAGGCGACCTACCGTTACGGCGATCGTGACAAGGCTGTGTCAAAACCCTTTACAGGCGAGTTTCGCTCATGTTTTTGGGACGACGCTTGTGACGACGCAGAGCTGCGCCCGCAAGGTTTCGTACGCCCAGCGCCCGAACCGCTCCGGCGCCCAGCCGCGCTCGCGCACGAACAGCAGGTAGAGGTCCGGGCTCAGCACCCCGTAGAGCAGGTCGGCGGCCTCCTCCACCGGCACCTCGGGGCGCGCGCCCGGCTTGGCCATGAGCGCGACCGCCGCGGCCGTCGCCACGACGTGGCGCGGGTCCTCCTCGTCCGGCCACATCTCGGACACCTCGGGATCGGTGGCCGCCGCCACCTCCAGCACCTTGGTGATCGGCGCCACCCGCTCCAGCACGCCGAGCGTCCCGGTCACGTGGCCGCGCAGGTGCTCCTCGGCCGTGCCGGCGGCCATGGCCGCGCGGAACCAGGGCCGGTCGAGCGTCGCCACGGGCAGGTCGTCGCCCGCGATCGTGACGTCGACCAGCTCCTTGAGCAGCCGGCGCTTGTTGCCGAACACGAAGTAGACCGTCTGCACGGCCACGCCCGCCCTGGTGGCGATCTCCTGCAGCGTGGTCGCGCCGTACCCCTGCGCCACGAACAGGTCTCCGGCGGCGCCC
The nucleotide sequence above comes from Nonomuraea gerenzanensis. Encoded proteins:
- a CDS encoding phenylacetate--CoA ligase family protein; the protein is MLTDALRERAEQVFGAEVHDGYSMTEIAPVSGRVGSDGHLHLPPDQGLIEILDPVTLSPAAPGEVGTIVVTPYSTFRDTTLLLRYVTGDLVRTLPEGGTPACELAALPATSRVLGRRSPGGLTTRDVLDLLQAEHALPLPTRYALEGDLLYVVAGKHDPGLLGRLEERAHGLPLTGIVLVETPEGLPAPCRLRADLLELSFERGL
- a CDS encoding Glu/Leu/Phe/Val dehydrogenase dimerization domain-containing protein — its product is MRIVELVSVDGYVAFDLDCPTSAGGTRLAPDVTPGEAGLLARAMTYKLAVLGERIGGAKAVLRATDDEREVTLARYCEEITPLIEKGGFLTASDLGTRTQDFASLPDYRPDSLMHQEVGGELMDTMVTGLGVVVAAETALGGLAGRTLAVEGFGKVGGAVVREAALRGGRVVALSTLYGCVTDPAGLDVAMLERLRARHGDACVTRLGLPVLPAEALYEVAADVLVPGARTGTLTAQRAARVRARVVAPAANVPYTAAGLRTLHERGVVTLADFVCGAGATIGYLADRTGQVRDADSARALVAERIARLTAEAMEHPEGPFAGSCAVAERFLATWRDPEGLPDGPPLAPDPEGLPDGPPLAPDPEGLPDGPPLASDPEGLSEGRR
- a CDS encoding MFS transporter, which encodes MTVATPVSPPPTTGSPGRRVVVTVVAIQLSCCLGFFSVMAHLVAHLRHDLGLMAGTAGLILGARTGLQFALLLPVGALTDLIGARRTGVLACVLRAAGFVLLGAAEGVGALLCAAVVLAVGGALYNPAAQSLLAGAGPAHQAGGFAAYVTAQHVATVAGPPVGLALISLEPGFALLTGAAAAMWALSGALFLLLPRAEPRTGERALPFRDVLPGVRAVFGDRSFMLFALLTAPTTLLANHIMTAVPLLGFAPGAATLSFCVLAAVAAAAQPFVAAGRRGERPWVLRAGLVCAAGTFFVLAPLDGTELGPLMLAAVLNGVANGLIQPSIFQRVTRHAAPERFGSYYGVMAFCAGMFSFAGEMAVGRLFDLGSAGATVALVGVGAFALVAAVGTRGP
- a CDS encoding dihydrofolate reductase family protein yields the protein MGKIISSFFISLDGVVESPDQWHFPYWNDEMGAMVQSGMDSAAGFLMGRKLYDEWSSYWTTTDADPEIATRFNDAPKYVVTSSLRQADWANTTIVTGDVAARLREIKERAEGDLQISGSATTVGWLLANGLLDELNLLVHPIVVGHGQRLFTDTPTRPLKLTRNETFKTGVLHLTYVPEPQAV
- a CDS encoding NAD(P)-dependent oxidoreductase, giving the protein MRRRQGSPGVLPGIDARIIDVAPRRRRAHPGRRARLQPRPPYAGGHDRALWQPGDGTGLHDCTVGGIGASRIGRLVLQRLLAFDVRVLLSDPTLTPAEAALLGAEAVEPDELCRRSDPVTVHAPALPETHHLLDRRRLALLPDRAVLVNTARGSLVDTGALTGECVSGRLSAVLDVTDPEPLPAGHPLFELPNVLITPHLPYTA
- a CDS encoding TetR/AcrR family transcriptional regulator, producing MSDGRKPNKKAQKAAETRRRVLGAAGDLFVAQGYGATTLQEIATRAGVAVQTVYFVFGNKRRLLKELVDVTIAGDDLPVATLDRPWFRAAMAAGTAEEHLRGHVTGTLGVLERVAPITKVLEVAAATDPEVSEMWPDEEDPRHVVATAAAVALMAKPGARPEVPVEEAADLLYGVLSPDLYLLFVRERGWAPERFGRWAYETLRAQLCVVTSVVPKT